A region from the Kribbella shirazensis genome encodes:
- the rpsG gene encoding 30S ribosomal protein S7, whose protein sequence is MPRKGPAPKRPVIIDPVYSSPLVTQLISKILVDGKKQIAQSIVYSALEGTRAKTGTDPVITLKRALDNVKPSIEVKSRRVGGATYQVPIEVKPGRSTTLALRWLTTYSRARREKTMSERLMNEILDASNGLGASVKRREDTHKMAEANKAFAHYRW, encoded by the coding sequence ATGCCGCGCAAGGGCCCCGCCCCGAAGCGCCCGGTCATCATCGACCCGGTCTACAGTTCGCCGCTCGTCACCCAGTTGATCTCCAAGATCCTGGTCGACGGCAAGAAGCAGATCGCGCAGAGCATCGTCTACAGCGCGCTCGAGGGCACCCGGGCGAAGACCGGCACCGACCCGGTGATCACGCTGAAGCGTGCGCTGGACAACGTGAAGCCGAGCATCGAGGTGAAGAGCCGCCGCGTCGGTGGTGCCACCTACCAGGTGCCGATCGAGGTCAAGCCGGGCCGGTCGACCACGCTCGCGCTGCGCTGGCTGACGACGTACTCCCGGGCCCGTCGCGAGAAGACCATGTCCGAGCGGCTGATGAACGAGATCCTGGACGCGTCCAACGGTCTCGGTGCGTCGGTGAAGCGCCGCGAGGACACGCACAAGATGGCCGAAGCCAACAAGGCTTTCGCCCACTACCGCTGGTGA
- the rpsL gene encoding 30S ribosomal protein S12: MPTINQLVRKGRQDKVSKNKTPALKGSPQRRGVCTRVYTTTPKKPNSALRKVARVRLTSGIEVTAYIPGVGHNLQEHSIVLVRGGRVKDLPGVRYKIIRGSLDTQGVKNRKQARSLYGAKKEKS; encoded by the coding sequence GTGCCCACCATTAACCAGCTGGTCCGCAAGGGCCGCCAGGACAAGGTGTCCAAGAACAAGACGCCCGCCCTGAAGGGTTCCCCTCAGCGTCGTGGTGTGTGCACGCGCGTCTACACGACCACGCCGAAGAAGCCGAACTCCGCGCTTCGCAAGGTTGCGCGTGTCCGCCTGACCAGCGGTATCGAGGTCACCGCCTACATCCCCGGCGTCGGCCACAACCTGCAGGAGCACTCGATCGTGCTCGTGCGTGGCGGCCGGGTGAAGGACCTCCCGGGTGTCCGGTACAAGATCATCCGCGGTTCGCTCGACACCCAGGGTGTGAAGAACCGGAAGCAGGCCCGCAGCCTCTACGGCGCGAAGAAGGAGAAGAGCTAA